The Prosthecomicrobium sp. N25 genome contains a region encoding:
- the rpoC gene encoding DNA-directed RNA polymerase subunit beta' yields the protein MNQEVMNIFSPQATQAQTFDAIRISISSPEKILSWSYGEIKKPETINYRTFKPERDGLFCARIFGPIKDYECLCGKYKRMKYKGVICEKCGVEVTLSRVRRERMGHIELAAPVAHIWFLKSLPSRIGMLLDMTLKDLERILYFEHYVVTEPGLTPLKLHQLLSEDEYVKAQDEYGEDSFTAMIGAEAIRDMLAALDLQKLTETLRVEIAEATGELKPKKLAKRLKLIESFIESGNRPEWMILTVVPVIPPDLRPLVPLDGGRFATSDLNDLYRRVINRNNRLKRLIELRAPDIIIRNEKRMLQEAVDALFDNGRRGRVITGANKRPLKSLADMLKGKQGRFRQNLLGKRVDYSGRSVIVVGPELKLHQCGLPKKMALELFKPFIYSRLDAKGLSSTVKQAKKLVEKERPEVWDILDEVIREHPVMLNRAPTLHRLGIQAFEPVLIEGKAIQLHPLVCTAFNADFDGDQMAVHVPLSLEAQLEARVLMMSTNNILHPANGAPIIVPSQDIVLGLYYLSIMAEGEPGQGMAFSNLGELYHALEAKAVTLHSRIRGRYYGVDKEGNQYTKIYETTPGRMLIGNLLPKHHAVPFDVCNQLMTKKTISGMIDAVYRACGQKETVIFCDRIMSLGFYHAFKAGISFGKDDMVIPDTKAKLVEETQAAAKEFEQQYQDGLITQGEKYNKVVDAWAKCTDRVADEMMKRISAVHMDPETKRQKPINSVYMMSHSGARGSPAQMKQLAGMRGLMAKPSGEIIETPIVSNFKEGLTVLEYFNSTHGARKGLADTALKTANSGYLTRRLVDVAQDCIITEQDCGTDQGIRVQAVVDAGQVIASLGMRILGRVTTEDLVDPNSGEVLVPKNTLIEEAHVKRIEGAGIQSVRIRSVLTCDTKIGVCVMCYGRDLARGTPVNMGEAVGVIAAQSIGEPGTQLTMRTFHIGGTAQVVDSSFVESNFEGTVRIRNRNIVRDSEGKLIVMSRNLAVVIVDQDGSERAVHRLIYGSRLFVDEGDKVKRGQRIAEWDPYTRPIISEVDGTAGYEDLIDGQTMQESTDEATGITKRVVIDWRTSNRTSDLKPALVVMGPDGKIARLARGGEARYTLPVEAILSVDPGSKVHAGDVIARIPLESAKTRDITGGLPRVAELFEARRPKDHAIIAEIDGTVRFGKDYKNKRRIVIEPSDGSEPREYLIPKGKHVHLQDGDAIEKGDFILDGNPAPHDILAIKGVEALAAYLVNEIQEVYRLQGVVINDKHIEVIVRQMLQKVEVTDAGESPELITGEQIDKIDFDAMNEKLIAEGLKPASAVPVLLGITKASLQTRSFISAASFQETTRVLTEAAVAGKADNLEGLKENVIVGRLIPAGTGSVMNKIRSIAGHRDELILEERKAQQTPAGMGEQPTISLPAAE from the coding sequence ATGAATCAAGAAGTCATGAACATCTTCAGTCCGCAGGCGACGCAGGCGCAGACCTTCGACGCTATCCGGATTTCGATCTCCAGCCCGGAGAAGATCCTCTCCTGGTCCTATGGCGAGATCAAGAAGCCCGAAACGATCAACTACCGGACGTTCAAGCCCGAGCGGGACGGCCTGTTCTGCGCGCGCATCTTCGGCCCGATCAAGGACTACGAGTGCTTGTGCGGCAAGTACAAGCGCATGAAGTACAAGGGCGTCATCTGCGAGAAGTGCGGCGTCGAAGTGACCCTCAGCCGCGTCCGGCGCGAGCGCATGGGCCACATCGAGCTGGCGGCTCCGGTCGCGCATATCTGGTTCCTGAAGTCGCTGCCGAGCCGGATCGGCATGCTGCTCGACATGACGCTGAAGGATCTCGAGCGGATCCTCTACTTCGAGCACTATGTCGTTACCGAGCCGGGCCTGACGCCGCTCAAGCTGCACCAACTCCTCTCCGAGGACGAGTACGTCAAGGCGCAGGACGAGTACGGCGAGGACAGCTTCACGGCGATGATCGGCGCGGAGGCCATCCGCGACATGCTGGCGGCCCTCGACCTGCAGAAGCTCACCGAGACTCTGCGGGTGGAGATCGCCGAGGCGACGGGCGAGCTGAAGCCGAAGAAGCTGGCCAAGCGGCTGAAGCTGATCGAATCCTTCATCGAGTCGGGCAACCGGCCCGAGTGGATGATCCTGACCGTCGTGCCGGTGATCCCGCCGGACCTGCGTCCGCTCGTGCCCCTCGACGGCGGCCGCTTCGCGACGTCGGACCTCAACGACCTCTACAGGCGCGTCATCAACCGCAACAATCGCCTCAAGCGGCTGATCGAACTGCGGGCGCCGGACATCATCATCCGCAACGAGAAGCGCATGCTTCAGGAGGCGGTGGACGCGCTGTTCGACAACGGCCGGCGCGGACGCGTCATCACGGGCGCCAACAAGCGGCCGCTGAAGTCGCTTGCCGACATGCTGAAGGGCAAGCAGGGCCGGTTCCGCCAGAACCTGCTCGGCAAGCGCGTCGACTATTCGGGCCGGTCGGTGATCGTGGTCGGTCCGGAGCTGAAGCTGCACCAGTGCGGCCTGCCGAAGAAGATGGCGCTCGAGCTCTTCAAGCCCTTCATCTATTCGCGTCTCGACGCGAAGGGGCTGTCGTCGACCGTCAAGCAGGCGAAGAAGCTCGTCGAGAAGGAGCGGCCGGAAGTCTGGGACATCCTGGACGAGGTCATCCGCGAGCATCCCGTCATGCTGAACCGGGCGCCGACGCTGCACCGGCTCGGCATCCAGGCCTTCGAGCCGGTCCTCATCGAGGGCAAGGCGATCCAGCTGCATCCGCTCGTCTGCACGGCGTTCAACGCCGACTTCGACGGTGACCAGATGGCCGTCCACGTGCCGCTCTCGCTGGAGGCCCAGCTGGAAGCGCGCGTGCTGATGATGTCGACCAACAACATCCTGCACCCGGCGAACGGCGCGCCGATCATCGTGCCCTCGCAGGACATCGTGCTCGGCCTCTACTACCTCTCCATCATGGCGGAGGGCGAGCCGGGGCAGGGGATGGCCTTCTCCAACCTCGGCGAGCTCTACCATGCGCTCGAGGCGAAGGCGGTCACGCTGCATTCCAGGATCCGCGGCCGCTACTACGGCGTGGACAAGGAAGGCAACCAGTACACCAAGATCTACGAGACCACGCCCGGACGCATGCTGATCGGCAATCTCCTGCCGAAGCACCATGCCGTGCCGTTCGACGTCTGCAACCAGCTGATGACGAAGAAGACCATCTCCGGGATGATCGACGCGGTCTACCGCGCCTGCGGTCAGAAGGAGACGGTGATCTTCTGCGACCGCATCATGTCGCTCGGCTTCTACCATGCGTTCAAGGCCGGCATCTCGTTCGGCAAAGACGACATGGTGATCCCGGACACCAAGGCGAAGCTCGTCGAGGAGACTCAGGCGGCCGCCAAGGAGTTCGAGCAGCAGTACCAGGACGGCCTCATCACCCAGGGCGAGAAGTACAACAAGGTCGTCGACGCCTGGGCGAAGTGCACCGATCGTGTCGCCGACGAAATGATGAAGCGCATCTCGGCCGTGCACATGGATCCGGAGACCAAGCGGCAGAAGCCGATCAACTCGGTCTATATGATGAGCCACTCGGGTGCCCGCGGCTCCCCGGCCCAGATGAAGCAGCTCGCCGGCATGCGCGGCCTCATGGCCAAGCCGTCGGGCGAGATCATCGAGACGCCGATCGTCTCGAACTTCAAGGAAGGCCTGACGGTGCTCGAGTACTTCAACTCGACCCACGGCGCCCGCAAGGGCCTCGCCGACACGGCGCTGAAGACGGCCAACTCCGGCTATCTGACGCGGCGTCTGGTCGACGTGGCGCAGGACTGCATCATCACCGAGCAGGACTGCGGCACCGACCAGGGCATCCGCGTGCAGGCCGTGGTGGATGCCGGCCAGGTCATCGCCTCGCTCGGCATGCGCATCCTCGGCCGCGTCACGACGGAGGATCTCGTCGATCCGAACTCGGGCGAGGTACTGGTGCCGAAGAACACGCTTATCGAGGAAGCGCATGTGAAGCGGATCGAGGGGGCCGGCATCCAGTCGGTCCGCATCCGGTCGGTTCTCACCTGCGACACCAAGATCGGCGTCTGCGTGATGTGCTACGGCCGCGACCTGGCGCGCGGCACGCCCGTCAACATGGGCGAGGCGGTGGGCGTCATCGCGGCCCAGTCGATCGGCGAGCCGGGTACCCAGCTCACCATGCGCACGTTCCACATCGGCGGGACGGCGCAGGTGGTGGACTCGTCCTTCGTCGAGTCGAACTTCGAGGGCACGGTCCGCATCCGCAACCGGAACATCGTGCGCGACAGCGAGGGCAAGCTCATCGTGATGAGCCGCAACCTCGCGGTCGTCATCGTGGACCAGGACGGGTCGGAGCGGGCGGTCCACCGCCTGATCTACGGCTCGCGGCTGTTCGTGGACGAGGGCGACAAGGTGAAGCGCGGCCAGCGCATCGCCGAGTGGGACCCCTACACCCGGCCGATCATCTCGGAAGTCGACGGCACCGCCGGCTACGAGGACCTGATCGACGGCCAGACCATGCAGGAGTCCACCGACGAGGCGACGGGCATCACCAAGCGCGTCGTCATCGACTGGCGGACCTCCAACCGCACGTCGGACCTGAAGCCCGCCCTGGTCGTCATGGGGCCGGACGGCAAGATCGCCCGTCTCGCCCGCGGCGGCGAGGCGCGCTACACGCTGCCGGTCGAGGCGATCCTGTCGGTCGACCCGGGCTCGAAGGTGCATGCCGGCGACGTCATCGCCCGCATTCCGCTGGAGAGCGCCAAGACCCGCGACATCACGGGCGGTCTGCCGCGCGTGGCCGAGCTCTTCGAGGCGCGTCGTCCGAAGGACCACGCGATCATCGCGGAGATCGACGGCACCGTGCGGTTCGGCAAGGACTACAAGAACAAGCGGCGGATCGTCATCGAGCCGTCGGACGGGTCCGAGCCGCGCGAATACCTCATCCCGAAGGGCAAGCACGTCCATCTCCAGGACGGCGACGCCATCGAGAAGGGCGACTTCATCCTCGACGGCAACCCGGCGCCGCACGACATCCTGGCCATCAAGGGCGTGGAGGCTCTCGCGGCCTACCTCGTCAACGAGATCCAGGAGGTCTACCGGCTCCAGGGCGTCGTGATCAACGACAAGCATATCGAGGTGATCGTCCGGCAGATGCTGCAGAAGGTGGAGGTCACCGACGCCGGCGAAAGCCCCGAGCTCATCACGGGCGAGCAGATCGACAAGATCGACTTCGACGCGATGAACGAGAAGCTGATCGCCGAAGGCCTGAAGCCCGCCTCGGCGGTGCCGGTCCTGCTCGGCATCACCAAGGCTTCGCTGCAGACCCGGTCGTTCATCTCGGCCGCGTCCTTCCAGGAGACCACCCGCGTCCTCACCGAGGCCGCGGTCGCCGGCAAGGCGGACAACCTGGAGGGCCTCAAGGAGAACGTGATCGTCGGCCGTCTCATCCCGGCCGGCACTGGCTCGGTGATGAACAAGATCCGCTCCATCGCGGGTCACCGCGACGAGCTGATCCTGGAGGAGCGGAAGGCCCAGCAGACCCCGGCGGGCATGGGCGAGCAGCCGACCATCTCGCTGCCGGCCGCCGAATAA
- a CDS encoding helix-turn-helix transcriptional regulator has product MQDDVLAELLEAVSAAGLDPRRWAEVPDILCRGFPGVKVGLLGDDRIGRPCVGGHVAGYEPWALPAYMDHYSAINPWKPFWAGAPVLTAFASEEHAPAHLIAETEFYRDWLEPVGEAECAVGVKFIDEPDAVALLTVHYGYRQVDVHQARLARMLGLVAPVFRSSICTNRAVGDERLRQASMEAVLDCLDAPAVAVDGRGKIRGTNRKAVALFEEARFLRERPSGHLSLADPVAARRLADAVALATAGLGGVVPRDADLLLPPGADTRGARISVAPVVLPEADRPGAWLYPPPRLALVLIRERSAPASLDPRSIEGLSGLTKAEARVAAEIAAGRTVAEAGRTLGISRETVRTHLKRIFEKTGCRRQAELVAFLARILGRT; this is encoded by the coding sequence ATGCAAGACGACGTCCTGGCAGAACTGCTGGAAGCCGTGTCGGCCGCGGGGCTGGACCCTCGGCGCTGGGCCGAGGTGCCGGACATCCTGTGCCGCGGATTCCCGGGGGTGAAGGTCGGGCTGCTCGGCGACGACCGCATCGGCCGGCCCTGCGTCGGGGGGCACGTGGCGGGCTACGAACCCTGGGCCCTGCCGGCCTACATGGACCATTACTCCGCCATCAACCCCTGGAAGCCGTTCTGGGCGGGCGCTCCGGTGCTCACGGCCTTCGCCTCTGAGGAACACGCCCCGGCCCACCTGATCGCGGAGACCGAGTTCTACCGCGACTGGCTCGAGCCGGTGGGGGAGGCCGAGTGCGCGGTGGGGGTGAAGTTCATCGACGAACCGGACGCCGTCGCGCTTCTGACAGTCCATTACGGCTATCGGCAGGTGGACGTCCACCAGGCGAGGCTCGCCCGCATGCTCGGCCTGGTGGCGCCGGTGTTCCGCTCGTCCATCTGCACGAACCGGGCGGTCGGGGACGAGCGGCTGCGCCAGGCCTCGATGGAGGCCGTGCTCGATTGCCTCGACGCGCCGGCCGTCGCCGTGGACGGCCGGGGCAAGATCCGGGGGACGAACCGCAAGGCGGTGGCGCTGTTCGAGGAGGCGCGATTCCTGCGCGAGCGGCCGTCCGGCCATCTTTCTCTCGCCGACCCGGTCGCCGCCCGCCGTCTGGCCGATGCCGTCGCGCTGGCGACGGCCGGTCTCGGCGGCGTCGTCCCGCGGGACGCGGACCTCCTCCTCCCGCCGGGGGCGGATACCCGGGGCGCGCGGATATCGGTGGCACCGGTGGTACTGCCGGAGGCCGACCGCCCGGGCGCCTGGCTCTACCCGCCGCCGCGCTTGGCGCTCGTCCTGATCCGGGAGCGGAGCGCGCCCGCCAGCCTGGATCCGCGCTCGATCGAGGGGCTCTCCGGCCTGACGAAGGCGGAAGCGCGGGTCGCGGCCGAGATCGCCGCCGGGCGGACCGTCGCAGAGGCGGGGCGGACCCTTGGGATCTCGCGCGAGACCGTCCGCACCCATCTCAAGCGGATTTTCGAAAAGACGGGCTGTCGGCGGCAGGCCGAACTGGTGGCCTTCCTGGCGCGCATCCTGGGCCGGACTTGA